From a single Populus trichocarpa isolate Nisqually-1 chromosome 17, P.trichocarpa_v4.1, whole genome shotgun sequence genomic region:
- the LOC18106801 gene encoding putative disease resistance RPP13-like protein 1 — protein sequence MAVEYIGRSILFAVIEVLGEKLTTPEILGFFKSHKLNDGLLGKLKETLNTLNGLLDDAEEKQITKPAVQRWLNDARHAVYEAEDLMEEIEYEHLRSKDIKAASRRVRNRVRNLFPILNPANKRMKEMEAGLQKIYEKLERLVKHKGDLRHIEGNGGGRPLSEKTTPVVDESHVYGREADKEAIMKYLLTKNNTNGANVGVIPIVGMGGVGKTTLAQLIYKDRRVDKCFELKAWVWASQQFDVTRIVDDILKKINAGTCGTKEPDESLMEAVKGKKLLLVLDDAWNIVYNEWVKLLLPLQYAEPGSKIVVTTRNEDVAKVTQTVIPSHHLKGISDEDCWQLFARHAFSGANSGAVSHLETFGREIARKCKGLPLAAKTLGGLLHSVGDVKQWEKISKSRMWGLSNENIPPALTLSYYYLPSHLKRCFAYCAIFPKGYVFEKNQVITSWMAQGFLVQSRGVEEMEEIGDKYFNDLVSRSLFQQSLYAPSYFSMHDLTSDLAEYMSGEFCFKFVMDGESGSGLEGENSCTLPESTRHLSITSTLYDGVSKIFPRIHGVQHLRTLSPLTYVGGIDSEVLNDMLTNLKRLRTLSLYRWSYKSSRLPNSIGNLKHLRHLDLSQTLIKRLPESVSTLYYLQTLLLRECRHLMELPSNISNLVDLQHLDIEGTNLKEMPPKMGKLTKLRTLQYYIVGKESGSSMKELGKLSHIRKKLSIRNLRDVANAQDALDANLKGKKKIEKLRLIWVGNTDDTQHERDVLEKLEPSENVKQLVITGYGGTMFPGWFGNSSFSNMVALTLSGCKNCISLPPLGQLSSLEELQIKGFDEVVAVDSEFYGSDSSMEKPFKSLKILKFEGMKKWQEWNTDVAAAFPHLAKLLIAGCPELTNGLPNHLPSLLILEIRACPQLVVSIPEAPLLTEINVFDGSSGRINASVLYGGGRCLQFREYPQLKGMEQMSHVDPSSFTDVEIDRCSSFNSCRLDLLPQVSTLTVKQCLNLESLCIGERSLPALRHLTVRHCPNLVSFPEGGLAAPDLTSLVLEGCLYLKSLPENMHSLLPSLEDLQLRSLPEVDSFPEGGLPSKLHTLCIVDCIKLKVCGLQALPSLSCFRFTGNDVESFDEETLPSTLKTLKIKRLGNLKSLDYKGLHHLTSLRKLSIEGCPKLESISEQALPSSLECLHLMTLESLDYMGLQHITSLRKLKIWSCPKLASLQGLPSSLECLQLWDQRGRDSKELQHLTSLRTLILKSPKLESLPEEMLPSSLENLEILNLEDLEYKGLRHLTSLRKLRISSSPKLESVPGEGLPSSLVSLQISDLRNLKSLNYMGLQHFTSLRKLLISHSPKLEFMPEEGLPPSLEYLKIIDCPLLATRCERETGEDWPKISHIRSIKISN from the exons ATGGCTGTGGAGTACATTGGACGATCAATTCTCTTTGCTGTCATTGAGGTTCTGGGCGAGAAGTTGACCACTCCTGAGATTCTGGGCTTCTTCAAAAGCCACAAGCTCAATGATGGTCTTCTCGGAAAGTTGAAAGAAACACTGAATACTCTCAACGGACTTCTCGACGACGCGGAGGAGAAGCAGATTACCAAGCCTGCTGTGCAGAGGTGGCTTAATGATGCTAGACATGCTGTGTATGAAGCTGAGGACTTAATGGAGGAGATTGAATATGAACATCTACGATCCAAGGATATTAAAGCTGCCTCTCGACGAGTTAGGAATCGG GTAAGGAATTTGTTTCCAATTCTTAATCCAGCTAATAAAAGGATGAAAGAGATGGAAGCAGGGTTACAAAAGATCTATGAGAAGCTTGAACGTTTAGTTAAACACAAGGGTGATCTGCGCCACATAGAAGGTAATGGTGGAGGGAGACCATTGTCAGAGAAAACAACTCCTGTGGTTGATGAATCTCATGTATATGGAAGGGAAGCTGATAAGGAAGCCATAATGAAGTACTTGTTgacaaaaaacaatacaaatggCGCAAATGTAGGTGTGATTCCTATTGTGGGCATGGGAGGGGTTGGTAAAACCACTCTTGCTCAGCTTATCTACAAAGACAGAAGGGTAGATAAGTGCTTCGAGCTCAAAGCCTGGGTCTGGGCTTCTCAACAATTTGACGTCACCAGGATAGTTGATGATATTCTTAAGAAGATCAACGCAGGTACTTGCGGCACCAAAGAACCAGATGAATCTCTAATGGAGGCAGTGAAAGGGAAAAAACTTCTACTTGTTCTAGATGATGCGTGGAACATTGTGTACAATGAATGGGTTAAATTACTGCTGCCTTTGCAGTATGCGGAGCCTGGAAGTAAGATTGTCGTGACAACACGGAATGAAGATGTAGCAAAAGTCACGCAAACTGTCATCCCTTCTCACCATTTGAAGGGAATTAGCGATGAAGATTGCTGGCAGTTGTTTGCAAGGCATGCATTTAGCGGTGCAAATTCTGGAGCAGTCTCGCACTTGGAAACATTTGGCAGAGAAATAGCGAGAAAGTGCAAAGGTTTACCGCTGGCAGCGAAAACTCTTGGGGGTCTTTTGCACTCTGTAGGAGATGTCAAGCAATGGGAGAAGATATCCAAGAGCAGGATGTGGGGTTTATCGAATGAAAACATCCCTCCAGCTCTAACATTGAGCTATTATTATCTCCCTTCACACCTGAAACGTTGTTTTGCTTATTGTGCAATATTTCCCAAGGGTTATGTATTTGAGAAGAATCAAGTAATCACTTCATGGATGGCACAAGGTTTTTTAGTCCAGTCCAGAGGCGTTGAGGAGATGGAAGAAATAGGTGACAAATACTTCAATGACCTTGTCTCCAGGTCATTGTTTCAGCAATCACTTTACGCCCCATCATATTTCAGCATGCACGACCTCACAAGTGATCTAGCTGAATACATGTCAGGAGAATTCTGCTTTAAATTTGTTATGGATGGAGAATCGGGCTCTGGGTTGGAGGGTGAAAATTCATGCACGCTTCCAGAAAGCACTCGTCATTTATCAATCACTTCAACACTATATGATGGGGTCTCTAAGATATTTCCTCGCATTCATGGAGTCCAACATTTGCGCACCTTGTCTCCACTAACCTACGTGGGGGGGATTGATAGTGAGGTGCTGAATGACATGTTGACAAATCTTAAGCGCTTGCGAACGCTATCTTTATATCGGTGGAGCTATAAATCTTCTCGGTTGCCCAATTCCATCGGCAACTTGAAACATTTGCGGCACTTGGACCTTTCTCAGACATTAATTAAACGGTTGCCCGAAAGTGTGAGCACCTTGTACTATTTGCAAACTCTATTGTTAAGAGAGTGTCGACATCTCATGGAGTTGCCATCCAACATTTCGAACTTGGTCGACTTACAACATCTTGATATTGAAGGGACAAATTTGAAAGAGATGCCACCAAAAATGGGGAAACTCACAAAGCTTCGAACTTTGCAATATTACATTGTGGGAAAAGAGAGTGGGTCTAGCATGAAAGAGCTGGGGAAGCTCTCACATATAAGGAAAAAACTTTCTATTCGGAATCTCAGAGATGTTGCAAATGCTCAAGATGCTTTGGATGCTAATTTGAAGGGtaagaagaagattgagaagCTGAGGTTGATATGGGTTGGCAATACGGATGACACACAACATGAGAGAGACGTGCTTGAGAAATTGGAGCCTTCTGAAAATGTGAAACAGCTTGTCATTACTGGTTATGGGGGTACGATGTTTCCAGGTTGGTTTGGAAACTCTTCCTTCTCAAATATGGTAGCGTTGACACTTTCTGGATGTAAGAACTGCATCTCCTTACCACCACTGGGGCAGCTTTCATCTCTAGAAGAGCTCCAAATTAAAGGATTTGATGAAGTCGTGGCAGTTGACTCTGAGTTCTATGGAAGTGACTCTTCGATGGAGAAGCCATTTAAATCCCTCAAAATATTAAAGTTCGAGGGGATGAAAAAATGGCAGGAATGGAATACAGATGTAGCTGCTGCTTTCCCTCATCTTGCAAAGCTCTTGATAGCAGGTTGTCCCGAGTTAACAAATGGCTTGCCTAATCACCTTCCTTCTTTATTGATACTTGAGATTAGAGCGTGTCCACAGCTTGTGGTTTCAATTCCAGAGGCTCCCCTGCTCACCGAAATCAATGTATTTGATGGTTCTAGTGGTCGTATAAATGCATCGGTATTATATGGCGGTGGGCGGTGCCTTCAATTTAGAGAATATCCCCAACTGAAGGGAATGGAGCAAATGAGTCATGTGGATCCCTCTTCTTTCACAGATGTTGAAATCGATAGATGTAGTTCATTTAACTCCTGCCGGCTAGACCTTTTACCCCAGGTATCCACACTTACAGTCAAACAATGTCTCAATCTCGAATCTCTTTGTATAGGCGAGAGATCTCTTCCTGCTCTCCGTCATTTGACTGTCAGACACTGTCCTAATTTGGTGTCTTTCCCCGAAGGAGGACTAGCTGCCCCAGATTTGACAAGCCTTGTGTTAGAGGGTTGCTTATATTTGAAGTCTTTGCCAGAAAACATGCATTCCCTCCTCCCTTCCCTTGAGGATTTGCAATTGAGATCACTTCCAGAAGTTGATTCGTTTCCCGAAGGAGGTTTACCCTCCAAATTACACACACTTTGCATTGTGGATTGTATCAAGCTCAAGGTATGTGGTTTGCAAGCACTCCCTTCTCTTTCATGCTTCAGATTTACTGGGAACGATGTGGAGTCTTTTGACGAGGAGACGTTGCCCTCTACTCTCAAAACCCTTAAAATCAAACGTCTGGGAAATCTGAAGTCTCTGGACTATAAGGGGCTTCATCACCTCACCTCTCTTAGGAAATTGAGTATCGAGGGTTGCCCTAAGCTTGAGTCCATATCAGAGCAGGCGCTTCCCTCCTCCCTTGAATGCCTTCATCTCATGACACTGGAATCTCTGGACTACATGGGGCTTCAGCACATCACCTCTCTTCGCAAATTGAAGATCTGGAGTTGTCCAAAGCTTGCATCGTTGCAGGGGCTGCCTTCTTCCCTTGAATGCCTTCAATTATGGGATCAGCGAGGTCGGGACTCCAAGGAGCTTCAGCACCTCACCTCTCTTCGCACATTGATTCTCAAGAGTCCTAAGCTGGAGTCCCTTCCAGAAGAAATGCTTCCCTCCTCCCTTGAAAACCTTGAAATCTTGAATCTTGAAGATCTGGAATATAAGGGGCTTCGGCACCTCACCTCCCTTCGTAAATTACGTATCTCTAGTTCTCCCAAGCTTGAGTCCGTGCCAGGTGAGGGGCTGCCCTCCTCCCTTGTATCTCTTCAAATCTCAGATCTCAGAAATCTTAAATCTCTGAACTATATGGGGCTTCAACACTTCACCTCTCTTCGCAAATTGTTGATCTCGCATTCTCCTAAGCTTGAGTTCATGCCAGAAGAAGGGCTGCCCCCCTCCCTTGAATATCTCAAGATTATCGATTGTCCTTTGCTGGCCACAAGGTGTGAAAGGGAGACAGGGGAAGATTGGCCCAAAATTTCTCACATCCGCAGTATAAAAATTTCTAATTAG